In Ectothiorhodospira sp. BSL-9, a single window of DNA contains:
- a CDS encoding undecaprenyl-diphosphate phosphatase, with protein MALWIAVLLGIIQGVFMFLPVSSTAHMVLAEHWLIGRGESLPPPDSPEMILFALVVHVGTLVSIIVVFWSSLWRFTFGAVSGAWQWAGQGGRGPVPLYWRLFWLGMFSVLCTGLLGLGFKAAFEQVFAHPWMIAITLTLTGILLWWTDRLSPRKRGLKGINWKVAGVIGLAQGLALMPGLSRSAMTIMFSLFSGLKRRWAAEYSFFLAIPTISAATLLQAIQVYRADEPPVIGFAALSVGFVVAAVVGIISLKLVIYFLYRAQLKVFSFYVWFLALAVAMGWMGV; from the coding sequence ATGGCTCTATGGATAGCCGTGCTCCTGGGCATCATCCAGGGCGTGTTCATGTTCCTCCCCGTCAGCTCCACCGCCCACATGGTGCTGGCAGAACACTGGCTCATCGGCCGCGGGGAATCCCTGCCGCCGCCGGACAGCCCGGAGATGATCCTGTTCGCGCTGGTGGTGCATGTGGGCACCCTGGTGTCCATCATCGTGGTCTTCTGGTCCAGCCTGTGGCGCTTCACCTTCGGTGCCGTGAGTGGTGCCTGGCAGTGGGCAGGGCAGGGGGGGCGCGGCCCGGTGCCGCTGTACTGGCGGCTGTTCTGGCTGGGGATGTTCTCGGTGCTGTGTACCGGTCTGCTGGGGCTGGGGTTCAAGGCCGCCTTTGAGCAGGTGTTCGCCCATCCCTGGATGATCGCCATCACGCTCACGCTGACGGGCATCCTGCTGTGGTGGACGGATCGTCTCTCGCCCCGCAAACGGGGCCTCAAGGGCATCAACTGGAAGGTGGCCGGCGTGATCGGGCTGGCCCAGGGGCTGGCCCTGATGCCGGGGCTGTCGCGCAGCGCCATGACCATCATGTTTTCCTTGTTCTCGGGGCTGAAGCGGCGCTGGGCAGCGGAGTACAGTTTCTTCCTGGCCATCCCCACCATCAGCGCGGCCACACTGCTGCAGGCCATCCAGGTCTATCGGGCGGATGAGCCGCCGGTGATTGGCTTCGCGGCCCTTTCCGTGGGTTTTGTGGTGGCGGCGGTGGTGGGGATCATTTCCCTGAAGCTGGTGATCTACTTCCTGTATCGGGCTCAGCTCAAGGTGTTCTCGTTCTACGTCTGGTTCCTGGCCCTGGCGGTGGCCATGGGGTGGATGGGGGTGTAA
- the rpiA gene encoding ribose-5-phosphate isomerase RpiA yields MSNADQLKKAAAEAALQYVEDDMIVGVGTGSTANHFIDLLAGMKARIEGTVASSEVSAERLRKHGIPVMDLNSAGQLPLYVDGADEATEHLHLIKGGGGALTREKIVAAASEKFVCIADESKLVGMLGTFPLPVEVIPMARSFVAREILKMGGQPELRHGFTTDNGNLILDIHNLHIANPVEMEGQLNQIAGVVTVGIFAKRPADVLILSGKDGVRTLR; encoded by the coding sequence ATGAGCAATGCAGACCAACTCAAGAAGGCCGCCGCCGAAGCGGCCCTGCAATACGTGGAAGACGACATGATCGTCGGCGTGGGCACCGGCTCCACCGCCAACCACTTCATCGACCTGCTGGCCGGCATGAAGGCCCGCATCGAAGGCACGGTGGCCTCCTCGGAGGTGAGCGCCGAGCGCCTGCGCAAGCACGGCATCCCGGTGATGGATCTGAACAGTGCCGGACAACTGCCCCTGTACGTGGACGGCGCCGACGAGGCCACCGAGCACCTGCACCTGATCAAGGGCGGCGGCGGCGCCCTCACCCGGGAGAAGATCGTGGCCGCAGCCAGCGAGAAGTTCGTCTGCATTGCCGACGAATCCAAGCTGGTGGGCATGCTGGGAACCTTCCCCCTGCCCGTGGAAGTGATCCCCATGGCCCGCAGTTTCGTGGCCCGGGAAATCCTGAAGATGGGCGGGCAGCCGGAACTGCGCCACGGCTTCACCACGGACAATGGCAACCTCATCCTGGACATCCACAACCTGCACATCGCCAACCCGGTGGAGATGGAGGGGCAGCTGAATCAGATCGCCGGGGTGGTCACCGTGGGCATCTTCGCCAAGAGGCCGGCGGATGTGCTGATCCTGAGCGGGAAGGACGGGGTTCGGACCTTGAGGTGA
- the ilvA gene encoding threonine ammonia-lyase, biosynthetic: MSYPYLQKILTARVYDVARETPLDPMPTLTRRLGNQILLKREDLQPVFSFKLRGAYHKIVNLPREVREKGVICASAGNHAQGVALAGKRLGIKAVIVMPQTTPSIKVEAVRALGGETILHGDSYDDAYELTQELMKQHGYAFIHPFDDPDVIAGQGTVAMELLRQHPDPLDAVFIPVGGGGLAAGMAVYIKALRPDIKVIGVEPEDAPSMHDALQKKRRIILDQVGIFADGVAVRQAGKENYRICREHMDEVILVTTDEICAATKDVFDDTRVMAEPAGALSVAGLKKYIEREGVRDGRYAAVLSGANINFDRLRHVTERAELGEHREALFAATIPERPGSFRAFCEAIGKRGITEFNYRYADQNEAHIFVGVQLSGGEPEGRALLEDLRAKGYPIEDLSGNEMAKVHLRHMVGGHAGHAGDEMIYRFEFPERPGALMRFLSQMGQDWNISLFHYRNHGAAYGRVLVGIQVPPGDKQRFRRFLKELGYMHWEETENPVYRLFLG; the protein is encoded by the coding sequence ATGTCCTATCCCTATCTGCAGAAGATCCTCACAGCCCGGGTCTACGATGTGGCGCGCGAAACGCCGCTGGACCCCATGCCCACCCTCACTCGCCGCCTGGGTAACCAGATTCTGCTCAAGCGGGAAGACCTGCAGCCGGTCTTCTCCTTCAAGCTGCGCGGCGCTTACCACAAGATCGTCAACCTCCCCAGGGAAGTCCGGGAAAAGGGCGTGATCTGTGCCTCGGCCGGCAACCATGCCCAGGGGGTGGCGCTGGCAGGGAAACGTCTGGGTATCAAGGCGGTGATCGTCATGCCCCAGACCACGCCCTCCATCAAGGTGGAAGCCGTGCGCGCTCTGGGTGGCGAAACCATCCTGCACGGGGATTCCTATGATGACGCCTATGAGCTGACCCAGGAGTTGATGAAGCAGCACGGCTACGCCTTCATCCATCCATTCGATGACCCGGATGTGATCGCAGGCCAGGGCACGGTGGCCATGGAGCTGCTGCGCCAGCACCCCGACCCCCTGGATGCGGTATTCATCCCCGTGGGTGGCGGTGGCCTGGCGGCGGGCATGGCGGTGTACATCAAGGCCCTGCGCCCGGACATCAAGGTGATCGGCGTGGAGCCCGAAGACGCCCCCTCCATGCATGATGCCCTGCAGAAGAAACGGCGCATCATCCTGGACCAGGTGGGCATCTTTGCCGATGGTGTGGCCGTACGCCAGGCGGGCAAGGAAAATTACCGGATCTGCCGGGAGCACATGGATGAGGTGATCCTGGTCACCACCGATGAGATCTGCGCCGCCACCAAGGATGTCTTTGACGACACCCGGGTGATGGCCGAGCCGGCTGGTGCCCTGTCGGTGGCGGGGCTGAAGAAATACATCGAGCGTGAGGGTGTGCGTGATGGCCGGTATGCGGCGGTGCTCAGCGGCGCCAACATCAATTTCGATCGCCTGCGGCATGTGACGGAACGGGCGGAGTTGGGTGAGCACCGGGAGGCCCTGTTCGCCGCCACGATTCCCGAACGTCCCGGGAGCTTCCGCGCCTTCTGCGAGGCCATTGGCAAGCGGGGCATCACCGAGTTCAACTATCGCTATGCGGACCAGAACGAGGCACATATCTTCGTGGGGGTGCAGCTCAGTGGTGGCGAGCCGGAGGGGCGGGCCCTGCTGGAGGACCTGCGGGCCAAGGGCTATCCCATCGAGGATCTGAGCGGCAACGAGATGGCCAAGGTGCACCTGCGCCACATGGTGGGCGGGCACGCTGGACATGCGGGGGATGAGATGATCTACCGCTTCGAGTTTCCCGAGCGGCCGGGGGCGTTGATGCGTTTTCTGTCACAAATGGGGCAGGACTGGAACATCAGTCTGTTCCACTACCGTAATCACGGGGCTGCCTACGGGCGGGTGCTGGTGGGCATCCAGGTCCCGCCCGGGGACAAGCAGCGGTTTCGCCGATTCCTGAAGGAGTTGGGATACATGCACTGGGAGGAGACGGAGAATCCGGTGTACCGGTTGTTCCTGGGGTGA